Proteins from one Aureimonas sp. SA4125 genomic window:
- the gltX gene encoding glutamate--tRNA ligase yields the protein MSPIVRFAPSPTGYIHIGNLRTALLNWLFAKARGGTFILRFDDTDTVRSRAEYADAILEDLAWIGTLPDAVHRQSQRLASYDAAMESLKAKGLLYPCYETAEELDRQRKRLMARGLPPVYGRAALKLGDADRAALEASGVTPHWRFLLPNFASDPQAPERTEVHWDDLVRGPQTVDLASLSDPVLVREDGSYLYTPCSVVDDAEMGVTHIIRGDDHVTNTGVQVALFEALGHAAPAFGHHNLLTTLDGEGLSKRSGALSLRSLRADGIEPMSVASLATLVGLSGSIEAVESLEALSARVDLSDISASASKFDPAEVERLNAELVHGLGFAAVADRLAAMDVPDDRAEAFWLAVRANCARVGDAAAWRDIVFGTLPKPLEFTGEDRDFLAVAVDLLPLEPWSRETWKEWTGAAKAVTGRKGKELFMPLRLALTGREHGPELAELLPLIGRERVQSRLQAA from the coding sequence ATGAGCCCGATTGTTCGCTTTGCCCCGTCGCCGACAGGCTACATCCACATCGGCAATCTGCGCACGGCGCTTCTCAACTGGCTGTTCGCGAAGGCCAGGGGCGGCACCTTCATCCTGCGCTTCGACGACACCGATACGGTGCGCTCGCGCGCCGAATATGCCGACGCGATCCTGGAAGATCTCGCCTGGATCGGCACGCTACCGGATGCCGTCCATCGCCAGTCGCAGCGTCTCGCCTCCTACGATGCGGCGATGGAGTCGTTGAAGGCGAAGGGGCTGCTCTATCCCTGCTACGAGACGGCCGAGGAACTCGACCGCCAGCGCAAGCGGCTGATGGCGCGGGGCCTGCCGCCGGTCTACGGTCGTGCCGCGCTGAAACTCGGCGATGCCGATCGCGCGGCGCTGGAGGCAAGCGGAGTGACGCCGCACTGGCGCTTTCTCCTGCCGAATTTTGCCAGCGACCCGCAGGCGCCGGAGCGCACCGAGGTGCATTGGGACGACCTCGTGCGCGGACCCCAGACCGTCGATCTCGCCTCGCTCTCCGATCCCGTCCTCGTGCGCGAGGATGGCAGCTACCTCTACACGCCGTGCTCGGTCGTGGACGACGCCGAGATGGGCGTCACGCACATCATCCGCGGTGACGACCACGTCACCAATACGGGCGTCCAGGTCGCGCTGTTCGAGGCGCTGGGGCATGCCGCGCCGGCCTTCGGGCACCACAACCTCCTGACGACGCTCGACGGCGAGGGGCTGTCGAAACGCTCCGGCGCGCTGTCTCTGCGATCGTTGCGCGCGGACGGCATCGAGCCGATGTCGGTCGCCTCGCTTGCCACTCTCGTCGGTCTCTCCGGCTCGATCGAGGCGGTGGAAAGTCTCGAGGCGCTGTCCGCACGGGTCGATCTCTCGGATATTTCGGCGTCGGCCTCGAAGTTCGATCCGGCGGAAGTGGAGCGGCTGAACGCCGAACTGGTGCATGGGCTGGGCTTTGCCGCCGTGGCCGATCGCCTTGCCGCAATGGACGTGCCTGACGATCGCGCGGAGGCCTTCTGGCTGGCGGTGCGGGCCAACTGCGCCCGTGTCGGCGATGCCGCGGCTTGGCGCGACATCGTTTTCGGAACGCTGCCGAAGCCTTTGGAATTTACTGGCGAAGACCGGGACTTCCTGGCCGTGGCCGTGGATCTGCTGCCGCTTGAACCCTGGTCGCGCGAGACCTGGAAGGAGTGGACGGGTGCGGCGAAGGCGGTGACCGGGCGCAAGGGCAAGGAGCTGTTCATGCCGCTGCGCCTTGCCCTGACCGGACGCGAGCACGGTCCCGAACTCGCCGAACTCCTGCCGCTGATCGGTCGCGAGCGGGTGCAGTCTCGTCTTCAGGCGGCCTGA